In Saccharomonospora marina XMU15, one genomic interval encodes:
- a CDS encoding error-prone DNA polymerase: MGWNIPQVPWRDLERALSGRVEPPDRLGDGNDSPAWSRRRLGYVPPVDLASLRGDDDTGAASRVPYAELHCHSNFSFLDGASHPEELVEEAARLELDAIAITDHDGMYGVARFAEAARDVGIRTVFGTELSLGLSGPQNGMPDPEGEHLLLLAKGQDGYSSLCRAITAGQLHGHDRDLSPRQRAEKGRPVYDLDAVVDEVAGKCAVLTGCRKGSVRKALAERGPAGAAERLRELVARFGQDDVYVELFDHGDPLDSHHNDILAALAAEFGLPTVATNVVHYARPQRAYLAQALGAVRARRGLDEMEGWLAAAGTAHLRSGAEMTERLARYPGAVQRAALLGTECAFELHLVAPRLPPFEVPEGHDEVSLLRQETYRGAEEKYGERKQNPAAYRQLDHELDIIERLGFPGYFLIVWDIVAFCRDNEILCQGRGSAANSAVCYALGITKVDPVRWRLLFERFLAPDRDGYPDIDLDIESDQREKVIQYVYAKHGRLRTAQVANVITYRARSAVRDAARALGHSPGQQDAWSKQIDRWGPLRYSQEGNDHDIPDSVLALAAAMEDFPRHLGIHSGGMVICDRPVSEICPIEWARMPGRSVLQWEKDDCASVGLVKFDLLGLGMLSALHYMVDLVREHKGVEIDLSKLDLDDDEVYAMLRRADAIGVFQVESRAQLATLPRLAPRKFYDLAIEVALIRPGPIQGGSVHPYIRRYTGKEEWQHDHPLLENALGKTLGVPLFQEQMMQIAIDVANFTAAEADELRHAMGAKRSGRKMERLRSRFYDGAARNGVDESMAERIFQKMKAFSNFGFPESHALSFAYLVFASAFFKRYHPEAFCAGLLRAQPMGFYSPQSLVADARRHGVTVRGPDMNASLPHATLEPVAATGRELAVRIGLGAVRTIGQPLAEKLVAERERGGSFKDMADVARRVRLTTPQVEALATAGAFGCFETDRRKALWAAGAVAQERPEKLPGSMPGTQAPPLPGMDKLEHASADVWATGLSPDSFPTEFIRDRLDRLGVVTAERLQKIEDGRRVLIGGAVTHRQRPGTAGGITFLNIEDETGMVNVVCTAGLWQRYHRVARSSPALLVRGVVERADGVVSLLADRLQHLPMRIPSKSRDFR, translated from the coding sequence ATGGGTTGGAACATCCCGCAGGTTCCGTGGCGGGATCTCGAACGCGCGCTGTCGGGCCGGGTGGAACCGCCGGACCGGTTGGGGGACGGCAACGACAGTCCGGCCTGGAGTCGCAGGCGGCTCGGCTACGTCCCGCCGGTGGATCTTGCGTCGTTGCGAGGGGATGACGACACGGGTGCGGCGAGCCGCGTTCCCTACGCTGAACTGCACTGCCATTCCAACTTCAGCTTTCTGGACGGCGCGAGCCATCCCGAGGAACTGGTGGAGGAAGCGGCTCGGCTCGAGCTGGACGCAATCGCGATCACCGACCACGACGGCATGTACGGGGTGGCTCGGTTCGCGGAGGCCGCTCGTGATGTCGGCATCCGAACCGTGTTCGGAACGGAGCTGAGCCTGGGACTGTCCGGGCCGCAGAACGGGATGCCCGATCCCGAAGGCGAGCACCTGCTGTTGCTCGCCAAAGGGCAGGACGGGTACTCCAGCTTGTGCCGCGCGATCACCGCAGGGCAATTGCACGGGCACGACCGGGACCTGTCACCACGACAACGGGCGGAGAAGGGCCGACCTGTCTACGACCTCGACGCGGTCGTGGACGAGGTGGCGGGCAAGTGCGCCGTGCTCACCGGTTGCCGTAAGGGGTCGGTGCGAAAGGCACTGGCCGAACGTGGGCCGGCGGGCGCGGCCGAGCGGCTGCGTGAACTCGTCGCCAGGTTCGGGCAGGACGATGTCTACGTCGAGCTTTTCGACCACGGCGACCCGCTCGACAGTCACCACAACGACATCCTGGCCGCGCTTGCCGCCGAGTTCGGGTTGCCGACGGTGGCCACCAACGTGGTCCATTACGCCAGGCCGCAGCGTGCGTATCTGGCGCAGGCGCTCGGGGCGGTCAGGGCGCGGAGGGGTCTGGACGAGATGGAGGGCTGGCTTGCCGCGGCGGGTACGGCGCACCTGCGTTCCGGTGCGGAGATGACGGAAAGACTCGCTCGCTACCCCGGCGCGGTTCAGCGAGCCGCGCTGTTGGGCACCGAGTGCGCGTTCGAGCTGCATCTGGTGGCACCCCGGCTGCCGCCGTTCGAGGTGCCGGAAGGGCACGACGAAGTCAGCTTGCTGCGCCAGGAGACCTATCGGGGTGCCGAAGAGAAGTACGGCGAGCGGAAACAGAACCCGGCTGCCTACCGGCAACTCGACCACGAACTCGACATCATCGAACGGCTCGGGTTTCCCGGCTACTTCCTGATCGTGTGGGACATCGTGGCGTTCTGCCGGGACAACGAGATCCTCTGCCAGGGCAGAGGATCAGCGGCCAACTCGGCGGTCTGTTACGCGCTCGGTATCACCAAGGTCGACCCCGTGCGGTGGCGGCTGCTCTTCGAACGATTCCTGGCTCCTGACCGGGACGGCTACCCCGACATCGACCTCGACATCGAATCGGACCAGCGCGAGAAGGTCATCCAGTACGTCTACGCCAAGCACGGGAGGTTGCGTACGGCTCAGGTCGCCAACGTGATCACCTACCGCGCGCGGTCGGCGGTGCGGGACGCCGCTCGCGCGCTCGGGCACTCGCCCGGGCAGCAGGACGCATGGAGCAAGCAGATCGACCGGTGGGGGCCGCTGCGATACAGCCAGGAGGGCAACGACCACGACATCCCGGATTCGGTGCTGGCGTTGGCGGCCGCGATGGAGGATTTTCCCCGCCATCTCGGTATCCACTCCGGCGGCATGGTGATCTGCGATCGGCCGGTGAGCGAGATCTGCCCGATCGAGTGGGCTCGGATGCCGGGCCGCAGTGTCCTGCAATGGGAGAAGGACGACTGCGCTTCTGTCGGGTTGGTCAAGTTCGATCTGCTCGGCCTCGGCATGCTTTCCGCACTGCACTACATGGTCGATCTCGTGCGCGAGCACAAGGGTGTCGAGATCGACCTGAGCAAACTCGACCTCGACGACGACGAGGTCTACGCGATGCTTCGGCGTGCCGACGCGATCGGCGTTTTCCAGGTGGAAAGCCGGGCGCAGCTTGCCACCTTGCCGCGGCTGGCGCCCCGAAAGTTCTACGACCTCGCCATCGAGGTGGCGCTGATCCGTCCCGGACCTATCCAGGGCGGTTCGGTGCACCCGTATATCCGTCGCTACACCGGAAAAGAGGAGTGGCAGCACGACCATCCGTTGTTGGAGAACGCGTTGGGCAAGACGCTGGGGGTGCCGCTGTTCCAGGAACAGATGATGCAGATCGCCATCGATGTCGCCAACTTCACCGCTGCCGAGGCGGACGAGCTTCGCCACGCCATGGGAGCAAAGCGATCAGGCAGGAAGATGGAGCGGTTGCGCAGCCGGTTCTACGACGGGGCCGCGCGCAACGGTGTGGACGAGAGCATGGCGGAGCGCATCTTCCAGAAAATGAAGGCGTTCTCCAACTTCGGCTTTCCGGAGAGCCACGCGTTGAGCTTCGCCTACTTGGTGTTCGCGAGCGCGTTCTTCAAGCGCTACCACCCGGAGGCGTTCTGCGCCGGACTACTCCGTGCGCAGCCCATGGGCTTCTACTCGCCGCAGTCACTTGTGGCCGACGCCCGCAGGCACGGGGTCACGGTTCGCGGCCCTGACATGAATGCCAGCCTGCCGCACGCGACTCTTGAGCCGGTCGCGGCCACCGGGCGGGAACTGGCTGTCCGCATCGGATTGGGGGCGGTACGCACGATCGGCCAACCGCTCGCCGAGAAGCTCGTCGCCGAACGCGAACGTGGCGGTTCGTTCAAAGACATGGCAGACGTGGCTAGACGAGTCCGGCTCACCACACCACAGGTCGAGGCGCTAGCCACGGCGGGCGCCTTCGGATGTTTCGAGACGGATCGTCGCAAGGCCCTCTGGGCGGCGGGCGCGGTTGCGCAGGAACGACCGGAGAAACTCCCCGGCAGCATGCCGGGAACACAGGCGCCGCCGTTGCCGGGGATGGACAAACTCGAGCACGCGAGCGCCGATGTTTGGGCCACAGGCCTGTCGCCGGACAGTTTTCCCACCGAGTTCATCCGCGACCGACTCGACCGGCTCGGCGTGGTCACCGCTGAACGGTTACAGAAAATCGAGGACGGCAGGAGAGTTCTCATCGGCGGTGCGGTGACCCACCGCCAGCGCCCAGGGACCGCTGGTGGGATCACGTTCCTCAACATCGAGGACGAGACCGGGATGGTCAATGTCGTGTGCACGGCTGGGCTGTGGCAGCGTTACCACCGGGTGGCCCGTTCCAGTCCTGCGCTACTGGTGCGTGGTGTTGTCGAAAGAGCCGACGGGGTCGTGAGCCTGCTCGCCGACCGGTTGCAGCACTTGCCCATGCGAATCCCTTCCAAGTCGAGGGACTTCCGATGA
- a CDS encoding glycohydrolase toxin TNT-related protein (This protein contains a domain related to Tuberculosis Necrotizing Toxin, which is the C-terminal effector domain of outer membrane channel protein CpnT, and which has a lethal NAD+-glycohydrolase activity.) encodes MALPTQLNATEQDTLVKQIGLSLLRAAPRDWRRITAEYRAVGRYHELTGEVLTADGVAQEWVATHDIATLFGRLRAGMYREGRGTWFNARYQLDHPSSYNLEYDRDEPRWDLAPPPQAYADELRMFPRSEENVPDWLMRRMAGLSPERPGPRFRMARIFDGAGTGGHPVINRPELDVEEQDRLLDYLDAAPVVVPGRGYDIDRLAATPESTVPIAFHSDGTWIWPAAVNYYLREYGVAPEPDLVQHIRANGFTIPDVPEPVRQAAATHISRGVQPQQRPAPPPAPEPMPSAEEMPSAEEQRRADQAPARFDEHRPAEQDADRTRIAAPPRFEDQPRFDDQPRFDDQHRFDHQSQFEDGRHFEDQPQFNDQPQFNDQHRFDEQPQFDDQHRFDDQPSLEETQFTEQAAFDEPEPNEATDDPHAEDHVQAEQATTFTPLAALDSGPPTTITPPQPAAAHHARQEPPLSDAERTEVPGSEQHTDEQPMLRHDGTAHDALPGHEALPSHEARPAEHEAQPGHESIPHQGAGVNHDMLGDQPLLTHRDHATNHEAGRDGRPHHDIPAHEVPPEQASRPVPDALPRRAATAGEKSVPGRDAVPDHGGTQFPDAAPGRQAVPTGEPTAAHEGSVAAEPADEGPSTQYTAPPPMLDEPVLDELQDKLEDLGIPETAYRLGEPAERGWAVEQVAEGWRVGWYDGGLKSPAVFGDVEDAAAFMLGKLLLVPDGVDEAPQQRPVSHVQQAPPAAQQVPAPAQPQPPEEGRTPTPPPPPPPPPPPPSRPVTATLSPEVATGARPPARPREQGPVNARPPGPQPPPREETVVTTAARRQPAKPAAPAPRNPEAPSPTPRRENGRAGSDGGGQQWPIQPLPGEPPLTLFRGKEMRELPVGSELDRFGGPNGNLTYAAGTPFEERSLVPEWVNRPYHVYRVQRPMEALAGVAIPWFNQPGGGAAYVLPASIEELLAEGDLIELEPGEPPID; translated from the coding sequence GTGGCACTACCGACCCAGCTGAACGCGACCGAGCAGGACACTCTGGTCAAGCAGATCGGCCTCTCCTTGCTCAGGGCAGCCCCGCGCGACTGGCGCAGGATAACTGCCGAGTACAGAGCCGTGGGGAGGTATCACGAGCTGACCGGTGAGGTGCTCACGGCCGATGGCGTGGCCCAGGAGTGGGTGGCGACCCACGACATCGCCACGCTGTTCGGCCGGTTGCGCGCGGGGATGTATCGCGAGGGCAGGGGCACCTGGTTCAACGCCCGCTACCAACTCGACCACCCGTCCAGCTACAACCTCGAGTACGACCGTGATGAGCCCAGGTGGGACCTCGCGCCGCCGCCCCAGGCCTACGCCGACGAACTGCGCATGTTCCCGCGCAGTGAGGAGAACGTGCCGGACTGGCTGATGCGCAGGATGGCGGGCCTCAGCCCGGAGCGCCCTGGTCCACGGTTTCGGATGGCCCGCATCTTCGACGGTGCCGGTACGGGCGGCCACCCGGTGATCAACCGCCCCGAACTCGACGTCGAGGAGCAGGATCGCCTGCTCGACTACCTCGACGCGGCGCCCGTGGTGGTGCCGGGGCGTGGCTACGACATCGATCGGCTGGCGGCCACACCGGAGAGCACCGTCCCGATCGCCTTCCACAGCGACGGAACGTGGATCTGGCCCGCCGCCGTCAACTACTACCTTCGGGAGTACGGCGTCGCGCCCGAACCCGACCTGGTGCAGCACATCAGGGCCAACGGATTCACGATCCCGGACGTGCCCGAGCCGGTGCGGCAGGCCGCGGCCACGCACATCTCGCGCGGTGTGCAGCCACAACAACGCCCGGCTCCACCACCCGCGCCCGAACCGATGCCCTCGGCGGAGGAGATGCCCTCGGCGGAGGAACAGCGGCGGGCCGACCAAGCCCCTGCCCGGTTCGACGAGCACCGACCGGCCGAGCAGGACGCCGACCGTACCCGGATCGCTGCCCCGCCGCGGTTCGAGGACCAGCCACGCTTCGACGACCAGCCACGCTTCGACGACCAACACCGGTTCGACCACCAATCTCAGTTCGAGGACGGACGCCACTTCGAGGACCAACCTCAGTTCAACGACCAGCCTCAGTTCAACGACCAGCACCGGTTCGACGAGCAGCCTCAGTTCGACGACCAGCACCGCTTCGACGACCAACCGTCGTTGGAAGAGACGCAGTTCACCGAGCAGGCAGCCTTCGACGAGCCCGAACCGAACGAGGCCACCGACGACCCACACGCCGAAGACCACGTGCAGGCGGAGCAGGCCACGACGTTCACGCCGCTGGCCGCGCTCGACAGCGGACCTCCCACAACGATCACCCCACCGCAGCCTGCGGCGGCCCACCATGCCAGGCAGGAGCCACCGCTGAGCGATGCCGAGCGCACCGAGGTGCCCGGCTCCGAACAGCACACCGACGAGCAACCGATGCTGCGCCACGACGGCACGGCTCACGACGCTCTGCCCGGTCACGAAGCCCTGCCCAGTCACGAGGCCCGCCCGGCGGAGCACGAGGCACAGCCCGGGCACGAGTCCATCCCGCATCAAGGTGCGGGCGTGAACCATGACATGCTCGGCGACCAACCGCTGCTGACGCACCGCGATCACGCCACGAACCACGAGGCCGGTCGCGACGGCAGGCCTCACCATGACATCCCGGCTCACGAGGTGCCTCCCGAGCAAGCGAGTCGCCCGGTCCCGGACGCGTTGCCACGGCGGGCGGCCACCGCGGGCGAGAAATCGGTGCCCGGCCGGGACGCCGTGCCTGACCACGGGGGGACGCAGTTTCCCGACGCAGCCCCCGGCAGGCAGGCGGTGCCTACCGGAGAGCCGACGGCCGCCCACGAGGGTTCGGTGGCTGCCGAGCCCGCCGATGAGGGGCCGTCGACCCAGTACACCGCGCCGCCGCCGATGCTGGACGAGCCCGTGCTGGATGAACTGCAGGACAAGCTGGAGGACCTCGGCATTCCCGAGACCGCCTACCGCCTCGGCGAGCCCGCGGAACGCGGGTGGGCCGTCGAGCAGGTGGCGGAGGGCTGGCGGGTCGGCTGGTACGACGGTGGGCTGAAGAGCCCGGCCGTGTTCGGAGACGTCGAGGACGCCGCCGCCTTCATGCTCGGCAAGCTGCTGCTGGTACCCGACGGTGTGGACGAGGCCCCTCAGCAACGGCCCGTATCGCATGTCCAGCAGGCGCCGCCTGCGGCGCAGCAGGTGCCTGCGCCTGCGCAACCCCAGCCACCGGAAGAGGGGCGCACCCCCACGCCACCACCTCCACCACCTCCACCGCCGCCCCCACCTTCCCGGCCGGTGACGGCAACGCTCTCCCCGGAGGTCGCGACCGGCGCACGACCACCTGCACGGCCCAGGGAGCAGGGCCCGGTGAACGCTCGGCCACCTGGCCCACAGCCACCTCCCAGGGAAGAAACCGTGGTGACCACAGCCGCCCGCAGGCAACCGGCGAAACCCGCTGCTCCCGCGCCGAGGAACCCCGAGGCACCCTCACCGACCCCGCGTCGTGAGAACGGCCGCGCCGGTTCCGACGGCGGAGGGCAACAGTGGCCGATCCAGCCGCTTCCCGGCGAGCCCCCGCTGACTCTCTTCCGCGGAAAGGAGATGCGGGAACTACCGGTCGGCAGCGAACTGGACCGTTTCGGCGGTCCCAACGGCAACCTGACCTATGCCGCTGGTACACCGTTCGAGGAGCGCTCCTTGGTACCGGAATGGGTCAACCGGCCGTACCACGTGTACCGGGTGCAACGACCGATGGAAGCACTCGCGGGCGTGGCCATCCCGTGGTTCAACCAGCCCGGCGGCGGTGCCGCTTACGTGCTGCCCGCCTCCATCGAGGAACTGTTGGCAGAGGGCGACCTCATCGAACTGGAACCAGGCGAGCCTCCGATCGACTAG
- a CDS encoding bifunctional methylenetetrahydrofolate dehydrogenase/methenyltetrahydrofolate cyclohydrolase — protein sequence MTATTLDGRATKDAIFSELAPRVAALAEQGIKPGLATVLVGDDPGSHAYVRMKHSDSNKVGVNSIRRDLPADISQAKLEAVLDELNADPACTGYIVQLPLPKHLDAGAILERIDPDKDADGLAPVSLGRLVLGKPGPLPCTPLGIVELLRRYDVPLDGARVAVVGRGITVGRTLGLLLTRRTENATVTLCHTGTRDLAAEVRRSDIVVAAAGSPGLVTADMVKPGAAVLDVGVSRVDGKLTGDVAAGVEEVAGHLAPNPGGVGPMTRAMLISNVVEAAERAAAR from the coding sequence GTGACGGCGACGACTCTCGACGGCAGGGCCACCAAGGACGCCATCTTCTCCGAACTCGCGCCCAGGGTGGCCGCGCTCGCCGAGCAGGGCATCAAGCCCGGTCTGGCGACGGTGCTGGTAGGGGACGACCCGGGTTCGCACGCCTACGTGCGCATGAAGCACTCCGACAGCAACAAGGTCGGGGTGAACTCGATCCGCAGGGATCTGCCCGCCGACATCTCCCAGGCCAAGCTGGAGGCGGTGCTCGACGAGTTGAACGCCGATCCTGCCTGCACCGGCTACATCGTGCAGTTGCCGTTGCCCAAGCACCTGGACGCGGGCGCGATCCTGGAACGCATCGACCCCGACAAGGACGCCGACGGACTCGCCCCGGTCAGTCTTGGCAGGCTGGTGCTCGGCAAGCCCGGTCCGCTGCCGTGCACACCGCTGGGCATCGTCGAGTTGCTGCGCCGCTACGACGTCCCGCTCGACGGGGCCAGGGTCGCGGTCGTCGGCAGGGGCATCACCGTGGGCAGGACACTGGGGCTGTTGCTCACCCGCCGCACCGAGAACGCAACGGTGACGCTCTGCCACACCGGCACCCGCGATCTCGCGGCCGAGGTCCGGCGAAGCGACATCGTCGTCGCGGCGGCGGGCTCGCCCGGCCTCGTCACCGCGGACATGGTCAAACCGGGCGCCGCGGTGCTCGACGTCGGCGTTTCCAGAGTGGACGGCAAGCTCACCGGCGACGTCGCAGCAGGGGTCGAGGAGGTCGCGGGCCACCTCGCGCCGAATCCGGGCGGTGTCGGTCCGATGACAAGGGCGATGCTCATCTCGAACGTCGTCGAAGCCGCCGAGCGGGCGGCGGCGCGGTGA
- a CDS encoding DUF3017 domain-containing protein — translation MNSAVETSKEGGGARRRLLTHLPFALVLALVGLAAARIAMYHWRQGAALIGGALLVAAVLRAALSDEQAGLLTIRSRVVDVLSYAGLGLLILFVALTITGGPLG, via the coding sequence GTGAACTCGGCCGTGGAGACGAGCAAGGAAGGCGGCGGGGCCCGTCGGCGCCTGCTGACCCACCTTCCGTTCGCGCTCGTGCTGGCGTTGGTCGGGCTGGCTGCGGCGCGTATCGCGATGTACCACTGGCGGCAGGGTGCGGCGCTCATCGGCGGGGCCCTGCTGGTAGCGGCGGTGTTGCGGGCCGCGCTGTCCGACGAGCAGGCGGGGCTGCTGACCATCCGCAGCCGAGTGGTCGACGTGCTCAGTTACGCCGGTCTGGGATTGCTGATCCTGTTCGTCGCGCTGACCATCACGGGCGGTCCGCTGGGCTGA
- a CDS encoding MFS transporter produces MPVALLALAIGAFGIGTTEFVMMGVLPEAAKDFRISIPVAGHLITAYAVGVVVGAPLLTAAAVRMARRTVLMAMMAMFTAGNALFAVAPSHEFGVVFRFLAGLPHGAFFGAGAVVAAKLAGEHRRARAVSLMFLGLTLANVVGVPLGTLLGQQVGWRATFGVVAAIGVVALAAIARLVPYDGRPAQPSLRGELAAFRRPQVWLALAIVTFGLGGGFASLSYVTPMLTGVAGFEPTTVTFLLALAGLGMTAGNIVGGRLADRAPVPSLYGALFALGVVLALFTFTAHSKLGAAITIFGVGMAAFMVGPMMQSRIMEKAGGAPSMVSAAVQSAFNIANSIGAYLGGMVIAGGLGLVSPNWVGALLAMLGLSLAGVAGTLDRRQTRSQAQPEPQPQPQPAAA; encoded by the coding sequence GTGCCTGTAGCGCTGCTCGCGCTCGCGATCGGTGCCTTCGGCATCGGTACGACCGAGTTCGTCATGATGGGAGTGTTGCCGGAGGCGGCAAAGGACTTCCGCATCTCGATCCCGGTAGCAGGACATCTGATCACCGCGTACGCCGTGGGCGTGGTGGTCGGAGCCCCACTACTCACCGCGGCGGCCGTGCGCATGGCCCGCAGGACCGTGCTCATGGCCATGATGGCGATGTTCACCGCGGGCAACGCACTGTTCGCGGTCGCGCCGAGCCACGAGTTCGGCGTGGTGTTCCGCTTCCTGGCCGGACTGCCACACGGCGCGTTCTTCGGAGCGGGAGCCGTCGTGGCGGCCAAACTCGCGGGCGAACACCGCAGAGCCCGGGCCGTCTCGTTGATGTTCCTCGGCCTGACGCTGGCCAACGTCGTCGGCGTGCCGCTCGGCACGCTGCTGGGTCAGCAGGTCGGCTGGCGTGCCACCTTCGGTGTGGTGGCCGCCATCGGTGTGGTCGCGCTCGCCGCGATCGCCAGGCTGGTGCCGTACGACGGGAGGCCCGCACAGCCGTCGCTGCGCGGTGAACTCGCCGCTTTCCGGCGGCCCCAGGTGTGGCTCGCACTGGCCATAGTCACGTTCGGACTCGGCGGCGGCTTCGCCAGCCTCAGCTACGTGACCCCGATGCTGACCGGTGTCGCGGGTTTCGAACCGACCACGGTGACCTTCCTGCTCGCGCTCGCCGGACTCGGTATGACAGCGGGCAACATCGTGGGAGGACGGCTCGCGGACCGGGCACCGGTGCCCAGCCTGTACGGTGCGTTGTTCGCCCTGGGTGTGGTGCTGGCACTGTTCACCTTCACCGCACACAGCAAGCTCGGCGCCGCGATCACGATCTTCGGCGTCGGGATGGCCGCCTTCATGGTCGGGCCCATGATGCAGTCGCGGATCATGGAAAAGGCCGGTGGCGCGCCTTCCATGGTTTCCGCGGCCGTGCAGTCGGCGTTCAACATCGCGAACTCGATCGGTGCCTACCTCGGCGGGATGGTGATCGCCGGTGGGCTGGGCCTCGTCTCGCCGAACTGGGTGGGCGCGCTGTTGGCGATGCTCGGACTGAGCCTCGCCGGCGTCGCGGGCACGCTCGACCGTCGCCAGACACGGTCACAGGCCCAACCGGAGCCACAACCACAACCACAACCTGCTGCGGCATAA
- a CDS encoding DUF1918 domain-containing protein, with product MRASVGDRIRVHGRTVGAGERQGEIVEVRGEKGRPPYLVRFSDGHEGLMFPGPDSEVEQRQE from the coding sequence ATGCGAGCATCCGTAGGAGACCGGATTCGTGTGCACGGACGCACTGTCGGAGCAGGTGAACGACAGGGCGAGATCGTCGAGGTCCGGGGCGAGAAGGGTCGGCCGCCGTATCTGGTGCGGTTCTCCGACGGCCACGAGGGACTGATGTTCCCCGGCCCGGACAGCGAGGTCGAGCAACGCCAGGAGTGA
- the asnB gene encoding asparagine synthase (glutamine-hydrolyzing), whose protein sequence is MCGIVAAVGDFDVNTCRRMLDRISHRGPDDSGEVHRPGVWLGHQRLSIMDVAGGHQPMVDAESTTYLVVNGEIYNHRHIREELGHELFETGSDSEAALHAFVVDGPAGLARLRGMFALAFASEDGGFLAARDPLGVKPLYWVRRDEVTLFASELRAFDAEDRPLVETFPPGHCWSPVGGLVRFADTVPAHVRPARRAEEPGVWERSLVKSVREAVVTAVENRMMSDVGVGVFLSGGLDSAIVAAVAAEYAARHGQPLPTFAVGAPGSSDLAAARTVAEYLHRLHGNIEHHEIAMTARDAVEALPRAVRAIEHFDPSLVRSAVPNLLLAEYASRWVHAVLTGEGADELFAGYAYYHEQPFTDPDALQAELVRTVGELHHLNLQRCDRASMAFGLEAREPFLDREVVELALSIPPEHKMVRPGVAEKKLLREAFEGCLPEAILSRGKEQFGDGSGAKDVLAEAVRSSPEVAAADGVELRSREEAAFYAIWWEELAGIRPERTLGRFATT, encoded by the coding sequence GTGTGTGGAATTGTCGCCGCGGTCGGCGACTTCGATGTGAACACCTGCAGACGCATGTTGGACCGGATCTCCCACCGTGGTCCCGACGATTCGGGAGAGGTCCACCGGCCGGGTGTCTGGCTCGGTCATCAGCGATTGTCGATCATGGACGTGGCAGGCGGGCACCAGCCGATGGTCGACGCGGAGTCGACGACATACCTGGTGGTCAACGGCGAGATCTACAACCATCGACACATCAGGGAGGAGTTGGGGCACGAGCTGTTCGAGACCGGATCGGACAGCGAGGCGGCCCTGCACGCCTTCGTGGTGGACGGCCCCGCAGGCCTGGCCAGACTGCGTGGCATGTTCGCGCTGGCGTTCGCCTCGGAGGACGGTGGCTTTCTCGCCGCGCGTGACCCACTCGGCGTGAAGCCGCTCTACTGGGTGAGGCGCGATGAGGTGACCCTCTTCGCCAGTGAACTGCGTGCCTTCGATGCCGAAGATCGCCCGCTCGTGGAGACGTTCCCGCCGGGACACTGCTGGAGCCCGGTGGGCGGCCTGGTGCGGTTCGCCGACACCGTGCCAGCGCACGTGCGGCCCGCGCGGCGCGCGGAAGAGCCTGGCGTGTGGGAACGCTCGCTGGTGAAGTCCGTGCGCGAGGCCGTCGTGACCGCCGTCGAGAACCGCATGATGAGCGATGTCGGGGTCGGGGTGTTCCTTTCCGGCGGGCTCGATTCGGCCATCGTTGCCGCGGTGGCGGCCGAGTACGCGGCCAGGCACGGCCAGCCGCTGCCCACCTTCGCGGTCGGTGCGCCCGGCAGTTCGGATCTCGCCGCCGCGCGCACGGTCGCCGAGTACCTGCATCGGCTGCACGGCAACATCGAGCACCACGAGATCGCGATGACCGCGCGCGATGCCGTCGAGGCGCTGCCGAGGGCGGTGCGGGCCATCGAGCACTTCGACCCGTCACTGGTGCGCAGCGCCGTTCCCAACCTGCTGCTGGCCGAGTACGCCTCGCGGTGGGTGCACGCCGTGCTGACCGGCGAGGGAGCTGACGAGTTGTTCGCCGGGTACGCCTACTACCACGAGCAGCCCTTCACCGACCCCGACGCACTGCAGGCCGAGTTGGTGCGCACTGTCGGGGAGTTGCACCATCTCAACTTGCAGCGTTGCGATCGCGCCTCGATGGCGTTCGGGCTGGAGGCGCGGGAACCGTTCCTGGACCGGGAAGTCGTGGAGCTGGCGCTGTCCATCCCGCCGGAGCACAAGATGGTCCGGCCGGGGGTGGCCGAGAAGAAGTTGCTGCGCGAGGCCTTCGAGGGTTGTTTGCCGGAGGCGATCCTGAGCAGGGGCAAGGAACAGTTCGGCGACGGTTCGGGGGCCAAGGACGTGCTCGCGGAAGCCGTGCGTTCCTCGCCGGAGGTGGCTGCGGCCGACGGGGTGGAGTTGCGCAGTCGCGAGGAGGCGGCGTTCTACGCGATCTGGTGGGAGGAACTCGCGGGTATCCGGCCGGAACGCACGCTGGGGCGGTTCGCCACCACCTGA